Below is a genomic region from Candidatus Diapherotrites archaeon.
CGGAAAGGCTTTCCCTTCAGTTGTTGCTTTTACAAGGGACGGCCAGGTCCTTGTAGGCGAGCCTGCGAAAAGGCAGGCTGTCTCCAATCCGGAGCGCACCATTACCGCAGCGAAAAGGAAAATGGGAACAGATTTCAAGTATAAAATCGGGGGGAAAGATTATACTCCGCAGCAGATTTCGGCTTTCATTCTGCAGAAAATAAAAAAGGATGCTGAAGAGTTTTTGGGCGACAAGGTTGAAAAAGCAGTAATCACTGTTCCGGCTTATTTTGACGACAACCAGCGCCAGGCCACAAAGGATGCGGGAAAAATCGCGGGCCTGGACGTCATAAGAATTGTCAATGAGCCCACAGCCGCTGCACTGGCTTTCGGCGTCGACAAGAAGGGCGTTGACCAGAAAATCTTGGTCTTTGATTTCGGCGGCGGAACCCTTGATGTTACTATCATGGAGTTCGGCGACGGGGTCTTTGAAGTGAAGTCCACTTCCGGCGACACCCAGCTTGGCGGCACTGACATGGACAAGGTGCTTGTCGATTTTATCGTTTCAGAATTCAAGAAGGAGCAGGGCGTTGACCTTTCCAGGGACAGCGTTGCAATGCAGCGCCTGAAGGAAGCGGCGGAGAAGGCAAAGATCGAGCTTTCAACCGTTGTCGAAACCGACATCAATCTGCCGTACATTACCGCTGACTCGACCGGCCCCAAGCATTTGGCGATGAAGGTTTCGCGCTCGAAGCTTGAACAGCTTGTCGAACCGATCATAAAGAAATGCGAGAAGCCCGTCCAGCAGGCAATGGCTGACGCAAAGCTTACGCCGGCGGACATTGCCCGGATCATTCTTGTCGGCGGCCCGACCAGGATGCCGGTTGTACAGAAGTTTGTCGAAAAAATCGTGGGCTCGAAAGTCGAGCGCGGAATCGATCCAATGGAATGCGTTGCAATGGGCGCAGCTGTCCAGGCAGGCGTGCTTTCCGGCGAAGTCAAGGACGTGCTTTTGCTGGACGTTACTCCATTGTCGTTGGGCATTGAAACCCTTGGCGGCGTATTCACCAGGCTCATAGAGCGAAACACAACCA
It encodes:
- the dnaK gene encoding molecular chaperone DnaK; the protein is MAKTIGIDLGTSNSAAAVLEAGKPRIIPSAEGASLYGKAFPSVVAFTRDGQVLVGEPAKRQAVSNPERTITAAKRKMGTDFKYKIGGKDYTPQQISAFILQKIKKDAEEFLGDKVEKAVITVPAYFDDNQRQATKDAGKIAGLDVIRIVNEPTAAALAFGVDKKGVDQKILVFDFGGGTLDVTIMEFGDGVFEVKSTSGDTQLGGTDMDKVLVDFIVSEFKKEQGVDLSRDSVAMQRLKEAAEKAKIELSTVVETDINLPYITADSTGPKHLAMKVSRSKLEQLVEPIIKKCEKPVQQAMADAKLTPADIARIILVGGPTRMPVVQKFVEKIVGSKVERGIDPMECVAMGAAVQAGVLSGEVKDVLLLDVTPLSLGIETLGGVFTRLIERNTTIPTKKSQVFSTAADNQPAVDILVLQGERQMARDNKTLGRFQLVGIPPAPRGIPQIEVSFDIDANGIVNAKAKDLGTGKEQSIKIVASQKLSEAEIEKMRKEAEAHAEEDKKRREEVEIVNNADALAYSTEKTLGELKGKVSEEKAKPVAEKAEALKQLLSAEPRDFAQIKAKSEELSAEIQKIGAELYSQAQKRGEEQGDGSGQAGHGHKHKSGGHGNGGAGSGDGDDKVVDADFEEKKKGE